In one Sphingobium indicum B90A genomic region, the following are encoded:
- a CDS encoding bifunctional ADP-dependent NAD(P)H-hydrate dehydratase/NAD(P)H-hydrate epimerase produces the protein MRGHAILTGAEMREAELAVMAAGIPEYMLMERAGAAAAEIVWRAGGKRDLLVLCGPGNNGGDGFVIARLLRARGVAVRVAALDKSRTDSSMKAREAWGGPVENFLDAAPATQIVDALFGTGLSRGLDAEVATKLRALAEQASFSYALDLPSGVQTDTGELLSDVPGMGVCIALGALKPAHMLQPAATCWQRLVCADIGIETSHAKMHRLAPPQLHRPGPAAHKYSRGLVAVVGGEMAGAGLLASQAAAHGGSGMVRHLVQGQVQEGPGAIIAERTDAAQDVAHRLNDGRFRAVLVGPGLGRGKGASDRLKAVLAAGHPLVLDADALVLLAEEGLNAVPPGAVLTPHEGEFVRLFGNLPGSKVERALEAARRSRSTLIYKGSDSIVAAPDGRAVLSPPGSSWLSTAGTGDVLAGLVAARLAVTGDGFRAACEALWLHGEAARRAGAAFIADDLLVELPAAIASRL, from the coding sequence ATGCGCGGCCATGCGATCCTGACCGGCGCCGAGATGCGGGAGGCGGAACTGGCCGTCATGGCCGCCGGCATTCCCGAATATATGCTGATGGAGCGGGCGGGAGCCGCCGCTGCGGAGATCGTCTGGCGGGCAGGCGGGAAGCGCGACCTGCTGGTCCTTTGCGGCCCCGGCAACAATGGCGGCGACGGGTTCGTGATCGCGCGGCTGCTCCGGGCGCGGGGTGTGGCCGTGCGCGTCGCGGCGCTGGACAAAAGCCGGACGGACTCCAGCATGAAGGCGCGGGAGGCGTGGGGCGGCCCGGTCGAGAATTTCCTCGACGCCGCGCCGGCGACGCAGATCGTGGACGCTCTGTTCGGCACCGGCCTGTCGCGTGGACTGGACGCGGAGGTCGCGACGAAGCTGCGCGCCCTCGCCGAACAGGCGAGCTTCAGCTATGCTCTGGACCTGCCGAGCGGCGTGCAGACGGACACGGGCGAACTGCTGTCCGATGTGCCTGGCATGGGCGTCTGCATTGCCTTGGGCGCTCTCAAGCCGGCGCATATGTTGCAGCCTGCCGCAACATGCTGGCAGCGGCTGGTCTGCGCCGACATCGGCATCGAGACGTCCCATGCGAAAATGCACCGGCTCGCTCCCCCGCAACTGCATCGCCCAGGCCCGGCCGCGCATAAATATAGCCGTGGACTGGTCGCCGTGGTCGGCGGCGAGATGGCCGGCGCCGGGCTGCTCGCAAGCCAGGCGGCCGCGCATGGAGGGTCGGGCATGGTCCGGCACCTGGTTCAGGGCCAGGTCCAGGAAGGGCCGGGCGCCATTATCGCGGAGCGGACCGATGCAGCGCAGGATGTGGCGCATAGGCTGAATGATGGCCGGTTCAGGGCGGTTCTGGTCGGCCCGGGGCTGGGACGCGGGAAGGGCGCTTCGGATCGGTTGAAGGCGGTGCTTGCGGCCGGGCACCCGCTCGTTCTGGACGCCGATGCGCTGGTCCTGCTGGCGGAGGAGGGGCTGAATGCCGTTCCGCCGGGCGCTGTCCTCACCCCCCATGAAGGCGAATTCGTCCGCCTGTTCGGAAATCTGCCGGGCAGCAAGGTGGAGCGGGCGCTGGAGGCGGCAAGACGGTCCCGCTCGACGCTGATCTACAAGGGCAGCGACAGCATCGTCGCCGCGCCGGATGGACGCGCCGTCCTGTCGCCTCCCGGTTCTTCCTGGCTTTCGACGGCGGGAACGGGCGATGTGCTCGCGGGACTGGTCGCTGCTCGGCTTGCCGTCACGGGCGACGGATTTCGGGCGGCGTGCGAGGCGCTGTGGCTGCACGGGGAGGCCGCCCGGCGGGCGGGCGCGGCTTTCATCGCCGACGATTTGCTTGTGGAGCTGCCAGCGGCTATCGCCTCCCGCCTGTGA